Proteins encoded in a region of the Proteiniborus ethanoligenes genome:
- a CDS encoding zinc ribbon domain-containing protein, with the protein MVKLCSNCKKEIKPGKRFCGFCGTAVIIKERRCNQCNELLEDGENFCSMCGSKYTETDNIEVTPSSASEKEKHLKAGSLVTASGTLRFSKGTGEDEKKAVRALKKEVQEHSGGRWNRGLFLYNKDEKLVYIRRKDSSYIEGYSYNNAHVLFRRYTVPKEVDQVWEKSSYAQECCYFFHNIDAFFVWDSYIFMSIYEGRLAWSAADRRDAHYLPNEQADVTLYYGGRPELEFLPNGNIRCQHFFNNAECKLEKGVFIPI; encoded by the coding sequence ATGGTGAAGTTATGTTCAAATTGTAAAAAAGAAATTAAGCCTGGAAAAAGATTTTGCGGATTTTGTGGTACAGCGGTAATAATAAAGGAACGTCGCTGTAATCAATGCAATGAGTTGTTGGAAGATGGAGAAAACTTTTGCTCAATGTGTGGTAGCAAATACACAGAGACTGATAATATTGAAGTTACTCCATCCAGTGCTAGTGAAAAAGAAAAGCATTTGAAAGCGGGTTCTTTAGTCACTGCCAGTGGAACACTTAGGTTTTCAAAAGGAACCGGGGAAGATGAAAAGAAAGCCGTAAGAGCTTTGAAGAAAGAAGTTCAGGAACATTCAGGTGGTAGATGGAATAGGGGATTGTTTTTATACAACAAGGATGAAAAGCTGGTCTATATAAGAAGAAAAGACTCTTCTTATATAGAGGGCTACTCTTATAATAATGCTCATGTTCTGTTTCGTCGATATACAGTCCCTAAAGAAGTTGATCAGGTATGGGAAAAATCATCTTATGCTCAAGAATGCTGTTATTTTTTTCATAATATAGATGCCTTTTTTGTATGGGATTCCTACATATTTATGTCTATTTACGAGGGAAGATTAGCTTGGTCTGCTGCTGATAGAAGAGATGCACATTATTTACCAAATGAACAAGCGGATGTAACATTGTATTACGGAGGAAGGCCAGAGCTTGAATTTTTACCTAATGGGAATATTAGATGTCAACATTTTTTTAATAATGCTGAGTGTAAGTTGGAAAAGGGAGTATTTATACCAATTTAA